A section of the Eublepharis macularius isolate TG4126 chromosome 1, MPM_Emac_v1.0, whole genome shotgun sequence genome encodes:
- the TMEM178A gene encoding transmembrane protein 178A isoform X2: MAAAVLLCGCIVTTVSFFWEESLTQHVAGLLFLMSGIFCTISLCTYAASISYELNRLPKFIYGLPDDVEHGYSWSIFCAWCSLGLIVASGCLCTTYPLISRKKISHLKSTRDSSV; this comes from the exons ATGGCAGCAGCTGTTCTTCTTTGTGGGTGTATTGTAACAACAGTCAGTTTCTTTTGGGAAGAAAGCCTCACTCAGCACGTTGCAGGGCTTCTTTTCCTCATGTCAG GCATCTTTTGCACTATTTCCCTCTGTACTTATGCAGCAAGTATCTCCTATGAACTAAACCGCTTACCCAaattcatctacggtcttccggATGATGTTGAACATGGATACAGCTGGTCTATATTCTGTGCCTGGTGCAGTTTAGGACTCATAGTAGCATCAGGATGTCTTTGCACCACTTATCCATTGATCAGCAGGAAAAAGATTAGCCATCTAAAATCTACCAGAGACTCTTCTGTATGA